The genomic DNA AAATGGCGGATGGATGGATTTGCCGCACTGGAAGACACGGACGGAACGGAAGACACCGTCATTACCAAAGCAGTCGTTTACCGTGGCAACCAGCTCACGCTGAATGCCGATGTCAAAGCGAATGGCTACATCCGTGTGAAGCTTATTCGGGTGGGTGATGGCACTGACCTTAAAGGCTGGTCGGATGCCGTGAGCGGCAACCGACAGAATCATGTAGTTCGGTGGAATGGCGAAGATCACATCGGAAACAGCGAGGGCGAAGAAGTGGTCCTTGAAATCAGAATCAAAAACGCAGCCCTGTATTCACTCAATTTCACCACCGACGCTGCACCGCCAGATCGCGACGAGAGCAAACGCTGAAGCCAATCTGCTACAGAGAGATTCAAAGACCACTGGCAAGCGATGCCAGTCTTCGATACCCCAGACCGATTGATTTGTGCGGACCTGTAACGGGAGTCAGGACTCCAATCGACCGATTAGGGAGGGCGAAGGGCGTTGGCAGGAGTTTGAATAGCATCCTGCGATCACTTGCCACAATGGCAAATGTGCTCGGTTCCTTAGAGCATCTTTCGAATTGGTTTTCAGGGTCTGCCTCGTGGCGAACAGCAATTTCATTGGAACCGGTCCTGAAACGTGCAATTGCCCTCTCAAACGTTGAGGAAAGTGGCTATTCCAGAGGTTTTCGGACTGGTTCTAACGAAACGCGTTCTTCACGGGCATGCGGTAGAGCAAACTGCTCTAACACTGGTATCGCACTGGGGGGCTGGGCAACATACTCACGACGGGTGACGGGTGACGGGTGACGGGTGACAGTCTGCCTTTTTAGACTTTCGAACCCTGGAAAGGTCTCAAACAGGTTGCCTCGATAGCACATAGCACACTGCAAAAAAGTGCCGAACAATATTGGGGGCTCTCCTGCTGGCTTTCACTGCGGGGTGGCCTCAAGGGCAAGAATCTGAGTAAGTTGCGACATGCACAATTCTGGGCTGTCCGTTGAAATAGGCCGCGACCGCACTTGCCTGAATCGAATACGGCCCGACGTTGATTCCGAAGAGGTCCGCCCAGGCGCTATTGATTGTCGCAGTTTTTTGAACTCGTATTGCGTGAGCTTGACCGACACCAGGCGAGGTGTTTGAACAAAAAATGAACTCATCATTTCCATCAACAGAGACTGTGCCAAGAATTAATTCCCCAGCGAGGTCATCATTATCATTGGCATCTCCACCGCCGATATTTTCGTTCCGCAAAAGTATGACTGGCGTTGCATCATACGGATTCATAGCATCTTGACCAACGATTAAGTTGGCAGCACCTGTCGTCAGCGAATCGTCTCGTGTGGATGCCCGCCCGACGGCGGAATTCGCGCCCGTCCCCCAAGTCTGCACACCACTTAATGCGGCAGCCTCTATGGCGTTTTCAAGTTCCACTCGGCCTGTCCATAGTCGTGTGGTGTCTACCATCACACCGAACATGACGATCAATACGGGCAGCAAACCAATGAACCAGAGGACTGCAACTCCACTACGATCTTTGATGTCAGAGACAAACAGGTCGCCGCTTCTAATGCATTTTCTCATATGTGCTTCCTAGGGGAGAGCGTCACTTTCAACCCGCAATTGGAATTATTCATCTGCTTGAGGACCATAACTCACATCCAGCAGAGTTCCCAATGGAGTCGGAGGTGTTTGAATTTCCCAACTTGCTCCACCATTAATTGTCTTCAAAATGTAAGGTGCGACAAGTGGAGCACTGAGAT from Thalassoglobus polymorphus includes the following:
- a CDS encoding TadE/TadG family type IV pilus assembly protein, which translates into the protein MRKCIRSGDLFVSDIKDRSGVAVLWFIGLLPVLIVMFGVMVDTTRLWTGRVELENAIEAAALSGVQTWGTGANSAVGRASTRDDSLTTGAANLIVGQDAMNPYDATPVILLRNENIGGGDANDNDDLAGELILGTVSVDGNDEFIFCSNTSPGVGQAHAIRVQKTATINSAWADLFGINVGPYSIQASAVAAYFNGQPRIVHVATYSDSCP